In the genome of Brockia lithotrophica, the window TCGGGGTACCGCGCCCGAACCCATTCGCGGCTTTGGGGGAGTCGACATGCCCATCCCTCCGGTCGTTGTACCAACTTACCGACGCGTTTCTCGGGCTACTCCCTCCGCTCTGCACATTCGCGCGCCTGTCGCCAGGCGTACAGGAGGACGGCGGCGGCGACGGCCACGTTGAGAGATTCGGCGCGCCCGTAGATGGGAATCCGCACGCGGACGTCCAAGAGCGCTTCGACCTCCCGGGGAATCCCGCCCCCCTCGCTTCCCAAGACCAAGGCAAAGCGCGGCGGCCACGCCACGTCCCACACGACCGTGTCTCCCCGTGGATCGGCCCCTAAAAGGAGAACCCCAGAGCGGCGAAGGGAGGCGAGCGTCTCTTCCGTTCCCTCCCACAAGGGAAGGCGGAAGTGGGCTCCCATGCCCGCCCGAAGGACCTTGTCCCCGTAGGGATCGGCGGACCCCCGCAAGACGAGGACGCCGTCGACCCCCGCCGCTTCCGCCGTGCGCAAAACGGTCCCCACGTTCCCCGGATCCTGCACGCCCGCGAGGGCCACGAGGCTCAGAGAAGGACGGGAGGTGAGCGCGGACAGCTCTTCCGGAGGAGAAAACGTGCGCGCCGTGGCAAAAATCCCCTGAGGCGTTACGGTCGCCGCGAGGCGGCGGGCGACCTCCGGTGCAAGCACGAATACGGGAATCCGCCGTTCCGTGGCGGTGGCGAGGACGTTGGCGAGCTCAGGATCGGCTCCAGAACGAACGTCCGCATACACACCTTCTTCCAAAAGAAGGGAGGTCACCGCCCCCGCAGCCCAGGCATCGAGGACGAGGCGCCTCCCTTCG includes:
- a CDS encoding TrmH family RNA methyltransferase produces the protein MYRVTKITSAGNPRVRAWRKLLTRSGRRRTGEVFLEGRRLVLDAWAAGAVTSLLLEEGVYADVRSGADPELANVLATATERRIPVFVLAPEVARRLAATVTPQGIFATARTFSPPEELSALTSRPSLSLVALAGVQDPGNVGTVLRTAEAAGVDGVLVLRGSADPYGDKVLRAGMGAHFRLPLWEGTEETLASLRRSGVLLLGADPRGDTVVWDVAWPPRFALVLGSEGGGIPREVEALLDVRVRIPIYGRAESLNVAVAAAVLLYAWRQARECAERRE